From the genome of Rhodobacteraceae bacterium Araon29, one region includes:
- a CDS encoding RNA-binding protein — protein sequence MSRTATEKKSAQQPERKCIATGEVQPKYGLIRFVVGPDQMVVPDVLEKLPGRGIWVAADRQALEKACKTGLFSRSAKTAVKLSEHLLGDLERQLARRVVDLISLARKSGRAVAGYEKVKDWLVKDQAEVLLQSSDGSERGKSKLSTPYGGSFIGWLTSDELGTAFGRQTVIHCALTSGGITQRVVNEAQRLKGLRGIDGGSAPSRRKRQLDER from the coding sequence ATGTCACGTACCGCGACAGAAAAAAAATCAGCACAGCAGCCTGAGCGTAAATGTATCGCGACTGGTGAAGTGCAGCCCAAGTATGGGCTTATTCGATTTGTCGTCGGACCGGATCAAATGGTGGTGCCTGATGTTCTAGAGAAGCTGCCCGGTCGGGGGATATGGGTTGCTGCAGATCGACAGGCTCTTGAAAAAGCATGTAAAACTGGATTATTTTCGCGCAGTGCCAAAACTGCAGTTAAACTTTCCGAGCACCTACTTGGGGATCTTGAACGGCAATTGGCGCGTCGTGTGGTCGATTTAATCAGTTTGGCACGCAAGTCCGGGCGCGCTGTAGCAGGTTATGAAAAAGTCAAAGACTGGTTGGTAAAAGATCAGGCGGAAGTTCTACTGCAGTCGAGTGATGGGTCCGAGCGTGGTAAGTCAAAATTAAGCACGCCCTATGGCGGGTCGTTCATTGGGTGGCTTACATCAGATGAACTTGGCACGGCATTTGGGCGACAAACTGTGATTCATTGTGCGCTTACGTCTGGCGGAATAACGCAGCGTGTAGTAAATGAGGCGCAAAGACTGAAAGGTCTGCGCGGAATTGACGGTGGCTCTGCCCCGTCCAGAAGGAAAAGACAGCTAGATGAGCGATAG
- the infB gene encoding translation initiation factor IF-2: protein MSDSDGKKTLGLRGAPRSGNVKQSFSHGRTKSVVVETKRKRVVVPKAGAAKPAGPQSAGAPSKKRPAGISDAEMDRRLKAVQAAKARESEESANRAAQDKAREEERARRRSEQEAKDREQREAEERARQKSEQEEKERKDAEEKAKQAAAAAKVAETAPPPKKEGEITRPTAKQPQAPASRKKDRDNDQNRRGNKGRDDGRRSGKLTLTQALSGDGGRQKSMAAMKRKQERARQKAMGAVQEHEKVVREVQLPEAILVSELANRMAERVAEVVKSLMNMGMMVTQNQTIDADTAELIIEEFGHKVVRVSDSDVEDVINEIEDDETDLIARPPVITIMGHVDHGKTSLLDAIRNTKVVTGEAGGITQHIGAYQVKTDGGAVLSFLDTPGHAAFTSMRSRGAQVTDIVVLVVAADDAVMPQTVEAINHAKAAEVPVIVAINKIDKPEANPDKVRTDLLQHEIIVEKLSGEVQDVEVSAIDGQGLDELLEAIALQAEILELKANPDRAAQGAVIEAQLDVGRGPVATVLVQKGTLNQGDIFVVGEQWGKVRALINDKGERIKTAGPSVPVEVLGLNGTPEAGDVLNVVDAEAQAREIADYRADLAKEKRAAAGAATTLEQLMAKAKEDENVSELPILVKADVQGSAEAIVQAMEKIGNSEVRVRVLHSGVGAITETDIGLAEASGAPVMGFNVRANASARNTANQKSVEIRYYSVIYDLVDDVKAAASGLLSAEIRETFIGYAKIKEVFKVSGVGKVAGCLVTEGVARRSAGVRLLRDDVVIHEGTLKTLKRFKDEVPEVQSGQECGMAFENYDDIRADDVIEIFERQEVKRVLD, encoded by the coding sequence ATGAGCGATAGTGACGGCAAAAAAACCTTGGGATTGCGCGGCGCTCCCCGCTCGGGGAACGTAAAGCAGAGCTTTAGCCATGGCCGAACGAAAAGTGTTGTGGTGGAAACCAAACGCAAACGCGTCGTGGTGCCGAAAGCCGGGGCGGCAAAACCGGCGGGCCCACAATCTGCTGGGGCGCCGTCTAAAAAACGGCCGGCGGGTATTTCAGACGCTGAAATGGATCGCCGTCTCAAAGCGGTACAAGCAGCTAAAGCGCGTGAATCCGAAGAATCGGCTAACCGTGCAGCACAAGATAAAGCGCGCGAAGAAGAGCGCGCTCGCCGTCGGTCCGAGCAAGAGGCAAAAGATCGCGAGCAACGCGAGGCTGAAGAACGGGCGCGCCAAAAATCCGAACAGGAAGAAAAAGAACGCAAGGACGCTGAAGAAAAAGCCAAACAGGCTGCCGCTGCTGCCAAAGTGGCCGAAACAGCGCCGCCACCAAAGAAAGAGGGCGAAATTACGCGCCCAACTGCAAAGCAGCCGCAAGCCCCAGCATCGCGCAAAAAAGATCGAGATAATGATCAAAACCGCCGCGGCAACAAAGGCCGTGATGATGGACGACGCTCGGGTAAGCTGACGCTCACTCAGGCACTTTCCGGCGACGGAGGGCGGCAGAAATCCATGGCTGCGATGAAGCGCAAGCAAGAGCGGGCGCGTCAAAAGGCTATGGGCGCGGTGCAAGAGCACGAAAAAGTGGTGCGTGAAGTCCAACTGCCTGAGGCCATTTTAGTTTCGGAATTGGCCAACCGCATGGCCGAACGAGTGGCAGAAGTTGTAAAATCACTAATGAATATGGGCATGATGGTTACCCAAAACCAAACCATTGATGCCGATACAGCCGAATTGATTATTGAAGAGTTTGGCCACAAAGTTGTACGGGTTTCGGACTCGGACGTCGAAGACGTGATCAACGAAATTGAAGACGACGAAACAGATCTCATAGCGCGACCACCGGTGATCACCATTATGGGCCATGTTGACCATGGTAAAACATCGCTTCTCGATGCAATCCGTAACACCAAAGTGGTTACTGGCGAAGCGGGCGGCATCACCCAGCATATTGGTGCCTATCAGGTTAAAACAGACGGCGGCGCCGTTTTGTCATTTTTGGACACCCCAGGCCATGCGGCCTTTACATCAATGCGCTCGCGCGGCGCTCAAGTGACCGATATTGTTGTGTTAGTGGTTGCAGCTGATGATGCCGTAATGCCGCAAACTGTTGAAGCGATTAACCACGCAAAAGCTGCTGAAGTGCCGGTGATTGTTGCGATTAACAAAATCGACAAGCCCGAAGCCAATCCGGACAAAGTTCGCACAGATTTGCTGCAACATGAAATAATCGTTGAAAAGCTTTCTGGTGAGGTGCAAGACGTCGAGGTTTCCGCCATTGATGGTCAGGGGCTGGATGAACTGCTTGAGGCCATTGCACTTCAGGCCGAAATCCTTGAGCTGAAAGCCAACCCAGATCGCGCCGCACAAGGTGCCGTGATCGAAGCCCAGCTGGATGTGGGCCGTGGGCCAGTGGCCACGGTTCTGGTTCAGAAAGGAACCTTAAACCAAGGCGACATTTTTGTTGTTGGTGAGCAATGGGGTAAAGTCCGAGCGTTGATTAACGATAAGGGCGAACGGATTAAAACCGCGGGCCCATCGGTTCCTGTCGAGGTTCTCGGACTGAACGGCACACCTGAAGCGGGTGATGTCCTCAATGTGGTGGATGCCGAAGCGCAAGCGCGTGAAATTGCCGATTACCGCGCAGATCTGGCCAAAGAAAAACGGGCCGCCGCTGGTGCAGCAACCACTTTGGAACAGCTGATGGCCAAGGCAAAAGAAGACGAAAATGTCTCGGAATTGCCCATATTGGTCAAAGCCGATGTGCAAGGTTCGGCCGAAGCCATCGTGCAAGCTATGGAAAAAATCGGCAATTCAGAAGTGCGCGTACGGGTACTACACTCTGGTGTGGGCGCGATTACGGAAACAGACATCGGTCTGGCCGAAGCCTCGGGCGCGCCAGTGATGGGCTTTAACGTGCGGGCCAATGCCTCGGCCCGTAATACGGCCAACCAGAAAAGTGTCGAGATTCGCTATTATTCGGTGATTTATGATCTGGTGGATGACGTAAAAGCAGCGGCCAGTGGTCTTTTAAGTGCAGAGATTCGCGAAACCTTTATCGGATATGCCAAGATCAAAGAGGTCTTCAAGGTCTCGGGTGTTGGCAAAGTGGCTGGCTGTCTGGTCACCGAGGGTGTTGCCCGGCGGAGTGCTGGTGTACGGCTTTTGCGTGATGATGTGGTGATCCATGAAGGCACGCTTAAGACACTCAAACGGTTCAAGGACGAGGTTCCAGAAGTGCAATCCGGTCAGGAATGCGGGATGGCTTTTGAGAATTACGATGATATCCGCGCTGACGATGTGATCGAAATTTTCGAGCGTCAAGAAGTCAAGCGGGTCCTCGACTAA
- a CDS encoding peptidylprolyl isomerase, which yields MILVREGLPEQYRNLPNEQLFDGILEQLIQQTLLADLIGDTDSREIRLTLENDRRLMKASQAVEELSAQAIGEDEIAASYDARYADADMGMEYDASHILVETEEAAVNLIDKLQAGADFVELAKEFSTGPSGPGGGALGWFGLGMMVPPFEAAVVTMEKGAISSPVKTDFGWHVIKLNDTRAISAPALGEVRSEIIAELQRTAIEGQIEELRQQATINRTPVDDIGVAVISQSELMSE from the coding sequence ATGATTTTAGTGCGTGAAGGCCTGCCAGAGCAATATCGAAACCTTCCAAATGAACAGCTTTTCGATGGTATTTTGGAACAGCTTATTCAACAAACCCTATTGGCCGATCTGATCGGAGACACAGATAGTCGCGAAATTCGGTTAACCCTTGAAAATGACCGCCGCCTAATGAAAGCCTCACAAGCTGTCGAAGAGCTATCCGCGCAAGCAATTGGAGAAGACGAAATCGCAGCTTCCTATGACGCCCGTTACGCGGATGCAGACATGGGCATGGAGTATGATGCCTCTCATATCTTGGTAGAAACCGAAGAGGCTGCCGTTAATTTAATTGATAAACTTCAGGCGGGTGCTGATTTTGTCGAATTGGCCAAAGAGTTTTCAACAGGGCCATCGGGTCCAGGTGGCGGCGCTCTTGGTTGGTTTGGGCTGGGGATGATGGTTCCACCCTTTGAAGCTGCCGTAGTTACAATGGAAAAAGGGGCTATATCCAGCCCAGTCAAAACAGATTTTGGCTGGCATGTTATCAAATTGAACGATACGCGTGCAATTTCGGCCCCTGCACTTGGTGAGGTGCGCAGTGAAATTATCGCCGAGCTGCAACGTACGGCCATTGAAGGCCAGATTGAAGAGTTGCGCCAACAGGCCACGATTAACCGTACGCCTGTTGATGACATTGGTGTTGCGGTGATCTCACAGTCAGAGCTGATGTCTGAGTGA
- the mutT gene encoding 8-oxo-dGTP diphosphatase MutT produces the protein MKMILVSAVALIDRDGRVLLAQRPKGKSMAGLWEFPGGKVEKGETPEAALVRELHEELGIETWDSCLAPLTFASHKYEDFHLLMPLFACRKWSGIVQAKEGQSLKWVLAKDLSKYPMPAADLPLIPILRDWL, from the coding sequence ATGAAAATGATACTGGTTTCTGCCGTTGCGCTGATTGATCGTGATGGCCGGGTTCTACTTGCCCAAAGGCCCAAAGGTAAATCCATGGCTGGCCTTTGGGAGTTTCCGGGCGGGAAAGTGGAAAAGGGCGAAACCCCTGAGGCCGCGCTGGTCCGAGAGTTGCACGAAGAGCTGGGGATCGAAACCTGGGACAGCTGTCTGGCACCGCTGACGTTTGCCAGCCACAAATATGAAGATTTTCATTTGCTAATGCCGCTTTTTGCCTGCCGGAAGTGGTCCGGTATCGTGCAGGCAAAAGAAGGTCAGTCATTGAAATGGGTGCTGGCAAAGGATTTGTCCAAATATCCAATGCCGGCGGCTGATCTACCGCTTATTCCGATCTTAAGAGATTGGCTTTAA
- the argJ gene encoding bifunctional glutamate N-acetyltransferase/amino-acid acetyltransferase ArgJ has protein sequence MAVGEKRSPLAPKAFPKLPAIGGVRFASSAAEVKYKGRDDVMLAELAAGTAVAGVFTRSSTRAAPVLDCQRKIGNTSHESGAAILVNSGNANAFTGQSGGEAVKAITSAVASELSIPEDRVFSSSTGVIGEPLPHERITAQLPTLVTSLHADKIADAAQAIMTTDTYPKGAHCNVQTPEGTVSIAGIAKGSGMIAPDMATMLVYLFTDAKITQQDLQALVSELNETTFNAITVDSDTSTSDTLLIAATGASGVEITARHGGFRDGLNKLMLDLAHQVVRDGEGASKFVEVRVTGALSDQDAKTHAMAIANSPLVKTAIAGEDPNWGRIVMAIGKSGAAAERDLLTIKFGDITVAENGWVSPDYSEEQGAGYMLNQEVVISVDLALGSGQATVWTCDLTHGYISINADYRS, from the coding sequence ATGGCAGTGGGCGAAAAACGGTCGCCGCTGGCGCCCAAGGCATTTCCCAAGCTTCCAGCCATTGGCGGGGTGCGCTTTGCCAGCAGTGCCGCCGAGGTAAAATATAAGGGGCGTGATGATGTTATGCTCGCTGAATTGGCGGCGGGTACGGCGGTGGCCGGAGTGTTTACCCGATCCAGCACACGCGCTGCGCCAGTTCTGGATTGCCAACGTAAAATCGGCAATACATCCCATGAGAGCGGGGCGGCAATCCTTGTTAACTCAGGCAATGCTAACGCCTTTACCGGGCAAAGCGGAGGAGAGGCTGTAAAGGCTATCACCAGCGCTGTTGCATCCGAGCTTTCTATTCCAGAAGATCGCGTGTTTTCATCCTCCACTGGCGTGATTGGTGAGCCGTTGCCCCATGAACGGATCACAGCCCAATTGCCGACCTTGGTTACCAGTTTGCACGCCGATAAAATTGCCGATGCGGCGCAGGCAATCATGACCACTGATACCTATCCCAAAGGCGCGCATTGCAATGTGCAAACCCCAGAGGGAACGGTCAGTATAGCCGGCATTGCCAAAGGTTCGGGAATGATCGCCCCGGATATGGCGACCATGCTGGTTTATCTTTTTACCGATGCCAAGATCACCCAGCAGGATCTGCAGGCGCTGGTATCTGAGTTGAATGAAACCACGTTTAACGCAATCACAGTAGACAGTGATACCTCAACCTCTGATACGCTTTTAATCGCAGCAACCGGCGCAAGCGGGGTTGAAATAACTGCACGTCATGGCGGGTTTCGAGATGGCTTAAACAAGTTAATGCTTGATCTGGCTCACCAAGTAGTGCGCGACGGCGAAGGCGCCAGTAAATTTGTCGAGGTTCGTGTCACTGGCGCTCTCAGTGATCAGGACGCTAAAACCCACGCTATGGCTATTGCCAACTCACCTTTGGTCAAAACTGCGATTGCTGGTGAAGATCCAAATTGGGGCCGTATCGTGATGGCCATAGGCAAATCAGGCGCTGCCGCTGAACGCGATTTGCTGACGATAAAATTCGGTGACATCACCGTTGCAGAAAACGGCTGGGTATCGCCGGATTATAGCGAAGAGCAGGGGGCAGGCTATATGCTGAACCAAGAGGTGGTAATCTCTGTTGATCTGGCGCTTGGGTCTGGTCAGGCAACGGTTTGGACCTGTGATCTAACCCATGGATATATCTCCATAAATGCGGACTACCGCTCATGA